From the Lolium rigidum isolate FL_2022 chromosome 2, APGP_CSIRO_Lrig_0.1, whole genome shotgun sequence genome, one window contains:
- the LOC124686946 gene encoding peroxidase P7-like, translating to MAAPLFVGGRAAAMTAAVLATVAALLAPAALAQLSTSFYSGSCASLESIVRSGMTSAVQQEPRMGASILRLFFHDCFVNGCDGSVLLDDSSTLTGEKNAGPNANSLRGYQVIDAIKSRVDAACPGTVSCADILAVAARDGVNLLGGPTWAVPLGRRDARTTTQAAANSNLPSPSSSAATLISAFASKGLDSRDMVALSGAHTIGAARCASFRSRIYNDTNINAGFATRRRQVCGPQSGATDGNLAPLDAFSSVRFDNGYYRNLLSRFGLLHSDQELFGSGGPVDSIAQQYAGNGGAFSADFVTAMIKMGNISPLTGSSGEIRNNCRKPN from the exons ATGGCGGCTCCCCTGTTTGTTGGTGGTAGAGCGGCGGCCATGACCGCGGCGGTGctggccaccgtcgccgcccTGCTCGCCCCCGCCGCCTTGGCGCAGCTCTCGACGTCCTTCTACAGCGGCAGCTGCGCGAGCCTGGAGTCCATCGTGCGGTCGGGGATGACGTCCGCCGTGCAGCAGGAGCCGCGGATGGGCGCCTCCATCCTCCGCCTCttcttccacgactgcttcgtcaAC GGCTGTGACGGTTCGGTGCTGCTGGACGACTCGTCGACCCTCACGGGGGAGAAGAACGCCGGGCCCAACGCCAACTCGCTGCGGGGCTACCAggtgatcgacgccatcaagtccCGGGTCGACGCCGCCTGCCCCGGCACCGTCTCCTGCGCCGACATTCTCGCCGTCGCCGCGCGAGACGGCGTCAACCTG CTGGGCGGTCCGACGTGGGCAGTGCCGCTGGGCCGCCGCGACGCACGCACGACGACGCAAGCGGCGGCGAACAGCAACCTCCCCTCTCCGTCGTCCAGCGCGGCCACCCTCATCTCGGCGTTCGCGTCCAAGGGGCTCGACTCCCGGGACATGGTGGCGCTCTCCGGCGCGCACACCATCGGGGCGGCGCGGTGCGCGAGCTTCCGGTCGCGCATCTACAACGACACTAACATCAATGCCGGGttcgcgacgcggcggcggcaggtGTGCGGCCCGCAGAGCGGCGCCACCGACGGGAACCTGGCGCCGCTGGACGCCTTCAGCTCCGTGCGCTTCGACAACGGATACTACCGCAACCTGCTGAGCCGCTTCGGGCTGCTCCACTCGGACCAGGAGCTGTTCGGCAGCGGCGGGCCCGTGGACTCCATCGCGCAGCAGTACGCGGGCAACGGCGGCGCCTTCTCGGCCGACTTCGTCACCGCCATGATCAAGATGGGCAACATCAGCCCGCTCACGGGGTCCAGCGGCGAGATCCGCAACAACTGCAGGAAACCCAACTAA